In the Vibrio hippocampi genome, ATTGGTCTGACATGTAAAGATCATGTATTAGAGCATGAGCTAGGACATTTGGCTTGGGCAAGTCATGATATGGATACGTTATCCACTCAAACTGACGGAATGCCATTTGATCTATCAAATCAACTACCGCTAAGCGTAAAACACAAAGTGAAAAAGTACTCCTACGGCTATATTTGCGGTGGGAAAGGAACGATCATGGCGTACGCTGACCAAACACACCCCTTTTATTCATCTCCAACCATCAGTTATGGCAGCATAGTTTGTGGCAATGCTCACTACGCAGACAATGCAAGGGTTCTGCGTGAATACGCTTTGAGTTTAGTGGGTGAGTAAACCGTGCTATATGTAAAGCGGGTGATTTGATCGTCAACCGAATACGATCAATAAAGACAACATACCGCTTCCCATGGAAGCGGTATGTTGTAATAGGGCAATATCGCTTTAAAGATAACGTGAGCGAAGATGCTGTTGGAAGTATAAAGGATTCAACACTTCCCCTGTTGCTGATTTAACCAATTCATCCGTCGTTAGCAAACTACCTTTACTCCAAATATTCTCACTTAACCAATGGAAGATTGGCGTAAGGTCGCCACTGCGAACCGCTTCATCTACATTCACCGTTTGCTTCATTGCCGCCATAAACTGCGCTGCATACATCGCGCCTAATGTGTAGCTTGGGAAGTAGCCGAAGCTTCCATCTGTCCAATGAATATCTTGCATACAACCATCTTTGAAGTTGCCTTGCGTGGAAAGTCCAAGGTATTGCTGCATCTTGATATTCCATAATTCAGGGATGTCTTGATATTCAATGACGCCGTTCATCAAATCACGCTCCATTTCATAGCGTAGGATCACGTGTGCAGGGTAGGTGAGTTCGTCTGCATCGACGCGGATAAAGCCCGGTTGAACGCGGGTGTAGATCTTTTGCAGGTTTGCGACTTCAAATGTGGCGGCGTTGTTTTCAGTAAACAGTTGCGTCGCAAGTGGTGAAAGTTTATTAATAAACTCGTTGCTACGCCCAAGTTGCATTTCAAACAGCAGCGACTGAGATTCATGGATGCCCATAGAACGCGCTTCACCCGCAGGCAGCCCTGATAAACCGTTGGGTAGACCTTGCTCATAACGCGCGTGTCCGGTTTCATGTACGATGCCCATAAGCGATTGAGTAAAATCCTGCTCATCGTAGCGCGTCGTTATTCGGACATCTGACGGCACGCCACCGCAGAATGGGTGAGAACTGATATCCAAGCGACCATGGTTGAAATCAAAGCCGAGTAGCTTCATCACTTCAAGACCGAGTTTGTTCTGTTGCTCGATTGAATAGCGCTCATTTGGCATCAATACCTTTTCTTGGCTCTGCTTGTCGATGACTTGCTGAGTCAGATCAGGTAACCAACTGGTGAGATCACCAAACAGCTTGTCTAATTGCTCTGTGGTCGTGCCCGGCTCGTAAATATTGAGCATAGCGTCATAAGGGGTCAGACCGGTTGCGTCGGCACGAATTTGTGCTTCTTGGCGAGAAAGGTTAACGACCTCGGCAAAGTTGGCGCTAAAGCCATTCCAGTCGTTGTCTCCACGTTGAGTTCGCCAAGCATGTTCACATTTCGAGCCAGCTAATGATTTGGCTTTTACCAATTGTTCGGGAACCACGGTCGTTAGTTGCCAAGTGCGGTGCATCTCGCGCAAGCTGGCACTTAGTTCAGAATTCAGTGACTCACTCTGCGCTTTATCAAACCATTCACCCAGTTGAGGTGCGGTAGAGAGTTGATGAATGTGCAGTGAAAGCTGAGCCATCGCTTGCGAACGTGCCTCGTTACCACCGGATGGCATCATCGCCGCTGCATCCCAACCGCTAATCGCAGATAGGTGGCCGAAGTTAGAAATAGTTTTATAGTGTTCGACAAGTTTGGTGTAATATTCCATTTCTTTACCCTTGTACATCAATGATCTAGCCAAGTTAACACGTATTGCTGATAGCGAAAAGTATCGGATAATCAATAATGACTATGGCACTCGCAGCGTGATCAGCAAATGGAGCTTGTAGGACGTGCTAAATATTTTGAATTTTGAAGCATTTATTATTGCTATCACCATACTGACATTAACACCCGGATTGGATACTGCACTGGTGTTACGCAATACCAGTCGAGCCGGTTTTTCTGATGGTGCGGTGACCAGTTTCGGTATCTGCCTGGGTTTATTTGTCCATGCCACCTTATCGGCGCTGGGTGTGTCGTTTATATTAACCCAATCAGCGGAGCTATTTTACCTAGTCAAAGCGGTTGGGGCAGCCTATCTAATTTGGCTTGGGATCGGCAGTTTACGTGCTGCGACCACACCGCAAGGAATTCGGGTCGATGTTGGCACAAAGCAAGACCTTTCAGTGTTGCGCTCTTTGCGAGAGGGCTTTTTATCTAATGTGCTTAATCCTAAAACCGCGGTATTCTATTTAGCCTTTTTACCCCAATTTGTTAATCCAGAACATTCACCGTTGATTCAATCGCTTGTGATGGCGGGCATTCATTTTATTATTGCAATGATCTGGCAATGCGGGCTGTCGGCGATGTTGAACGGTGCTAAGAAGTTGCTCAATAGCAGTGGCTTTATGCGCTGGATGGAAGGGATTACTGGCGCGGTATTAGTGATTCTGGGGATAAAGCTGCTGTTTGAAAAGGGGGAGTTTTAAGCTAAGCAGAGCGTCAAAGGCTCCGCCTAACTTATAGTCAAGTGACCTCAAGATGCAGAATTAATCGCGAGGTTTATTGCCAACACCATGATTCTCTTTCTGCATTAAGGTGAACTTACCAAACCCCAACTTTTTGAAGTGATTGTCACGATAGTTACGCACGGCTTTGGTGTCGGATATCGCTTCAATTTGCTGTTCCATTTTCAAAAATTCAGTCAGGTCGATACCTTCAGCTTCCGCTACCGCCTCGTGAATATTACGGTGCTGTTGATACGAAAACGTCAGTGTTTTCTCTTGGTCTTTATATTGATAAATGATGGTACGAGCCATAATTTGTTTACCTAAATCTAATTGAAATATGGACAGGCGCTAGATTCTGCCTTGAAGCGGGATAATTGTCACGCTTTCACCGACTTTTACCATATCCACATGAGGCGCTATTTCGATTAAGCAGTTCGCTTCACTCATCGAACGTAAAATACCAGAGCCTTGTTTACCTGTGGTTTTGACACTCAATTGCCCGCTTTGTGGGTCGAAGTCGTAGATACCTCGACTAAATTCGGTGCGACCTTGACGAGAACGTAGGGATTCCGACGCTATCGCGGTGACTTTGAGTGGCGTAAACTCTCGGACACCTTGCATTTTCTTAATCGCGGGTTCGACAAAATTAATAAATGAAACCATCACCGCCACAGGGTTGCCCGGCAGACCGAAGAACGGCACCTGATCAATATGTCCAAAGGCCAAAGGGCGACCGGGACGCATATTGATACGCCAAAAATCGACATTACCGCGTTTTTCTAGCACATTTTTAATGAAGTCTGCATCGCCAACGGAGACGCCTCCAGAGGTAATGATCATATCCGCTTGCTCACTTGCGGTGACGATCGCTTGCTCCATCTCGGATTCATCATCCGCTAAAATGCCCAAATCTAAGATGTTACAGCCCAACTGGGTTAACATGGATTTTATGGTGTAACGATTGGAGTCGTAGATAGAGTTTGCTTTAAGAGGCGAACCCGGCGCTTGCACTTCATCACCAGTAGAGAACACCGCCACCTTAAGTTGTTTAATGACCGATACTTGGTCAATACCCAACGAGGCAATCATACCAAGTTCCGCCGATTTGATAGCGGTGCCAGCAGTAAACACGGGTTTACCCTGTGCTAAATCTTCACCCGCCTGACGCACATTCTGACCTTGCTTAATGACGGCTTCGCCAAAAGAGACTCGATCGGCGGAAGTCACGGCTTGCTCACGCATCACAACCGTATCGCCACCGCTTGGCATCGGCGCGCCAGTCATAATTTGGATCGCTTGACCCGCTTGCAATTCGCCCTCAAAACCGTAGCCCGCCATTACAGAGCCAACCACTTTAAAATCGCTCGACCCAATATCGTCACCACGAATGGCATAGCCATCCATCGCCGAATTAGTATATGCAGGCACATTGATTGGCGAGGCTATATCAGTGGCAAGAACACGACCTAAAGCTTGCTCTAGCTCAACCGATTCGCTTTGCTTCAATAAAGGGATCGCATCAAGGATCTTTTGTTGTCCCTGAGTCACCGAAAGCAGTGCAGGGGAAAGGGTATCGCAACAGTTGGCAGCCGAGGCTTTACTGTCGGCATCAAGATAGTTGATGACTAGAGCTTTAATTGCTGAAAGATCATTAATATCGACCGTAGGCAGCGACGTTTCTGGTTGACTGTCACAGGCAATCGCGATGATGTTGTTGTCGTTCACATATAACCACGGTTTGCCCACTTGCTGTCGGTTTAACTCTATCTTGGGAAAGGCGATATTCTTGCAGCCCTCAACCAAAATCAGATCTAAGCCTTGATGATCAAAGCGAGCCAGCAAATGTTCAAACTCGGCTTCCGCCTCGGGTGTCTCGGTCATTAGCGCATGACGATAACGAGAGGCTATCAACATCTGGCTCGCACCCGCTTTGCGTAGGCGATAACTGTCTTTGCCCGGTTTATCAACGTCGAAATTATGATGAGCATGTTTTAGCACACCAACACGAAGACCAGACTCGGTTAATAACGGTAACAGTGCTTCGAGTAAGGTGGTTTTTCCGGTGCCGCTATAAGCGGCGAAACCAAGGATAGGGACGTTATTGATGGTTTTTTTTATCATTGGACGCTCAATTATTGTCTTATGCGATTATTGTTTTGTGGAGCTAATGTTTTGTGGAGCTAATGTTTTGTGCAGCTAATGTCTTGTGCAGCGAGTTGCTGCAATTCTTCTGGCGTATTTAAATTGATAAAACACGCTGGGTGTTGTGAGAAATCGACATACTCAGTGTGACACTCTTTATAGAGTAAGATAATTTTCCGGTCACCGCGCTCAAGAAAAGCTTCTAATGGTGCGAGTGCTCTCTTATGGAACATAGTAAACACAGGCTGATGGAACTGACCATCGTGTGCGACGAGAATATCCGCTTCATTTGTCACACTGTCACAAAACCGCTTCACTAAATCATCGCTGATAAAAGGACTGTCACAAGGGACGAAACCGACCCAATCGGTGTCGGCGGCGGACAAAGCAGCGTGAATGCCACCTAAAGGCCCCGGATAATCAGCAAAGGTATCGGTAATAACAGGGGCATATTGCTGATAACGCTCAAGGTTGCGATTCGCGTTGATAGACACTCGGTCCACTTGTTTAATAAGGCGAGAAAAGACATGCTCAATCAAGGGTTGCCCACGAAACTCAATCAATCCTTTATCATTGCCCCCCATCCGTGAGGCTTGCCCGCCGGCCAAAATTACCCAACTAGTCTGAGTTGGAGACAACATAGGTACTCTCTCTGTTGTGATTGGTTTTGTCGATGACTTGTAATAATGGCGATTCTACCAAGGTACACTCTTTTATCCACCACTGTTTGTGGCATAACTTGGTGAGTTCATTGGAATGATGACTGGTCACCACGATGCTAGAACCGTGAGCCAATAAGTCTTGCGCCATTGTTACCAGTTTGGCGGTTGATTCTTTATCGAGTGACGCGCTAGGTTCATCCATTAATAAGATTGAGGGTTTAAGCACCCAAGCACGTGCCATTGCTACGCGCTGTTTCTCACCGCCGGACAATACCGAAATATGTTCATCCGCGAGGGTTTCTAACCCGACCATTCTCAGTGCGTTGATCACTTCTGAACGTTTGAGTTGGGCATCTTTAATCTTGTGCTTCAAACCATAGGCAACGTTGTTGAACACGCTACCATCAAACAAGTAAGGAGACTGGTGCAGATAGATCACATCTTTGCGACCCAAGTTGCCCGTTAATCGACCAAGCAAACAGGCGTTCTTGGGTAAGATTTCACCACAAGTGGGCTTGATAAGACCCGCTAAAATTTTTAATAAGGTGGTTTTGCCAACGCCATTCGCGCCCTTGAGATAGACCGCTTCATTAGGACCAATCGTGAGACTGGGAATATGAAAAAGCACACGGTCTTTGAACCGCATTGATACCTGTGTTGCATGTAATTGTATTGTCATTATTTGCCATGCTCCTACAACTGGGACTTCCATTGAACAGCCAATCCCCATTATCACGGTATGTCGACGCTACCATGGGGTTATTATAGTGGTAGATAATTAATTTGAGCCAGATTAGCTCCTTAATACCCCTCGACCTCGCATCGACGACAGCATAAAGTTCAGAATCAGCGCTAAAATCAGTAACACGATCCCCAGCGCAACACCTTGAGCAAATGCGCCCTTGTGGCTCTCCATCGCAATCGCGGTTGGGATATTACGGGTTAACCCCATAATGTTGCCGCCCACCATCATTGAACAACCGACCTCGGTAACAATACGAGAGTAGCCGGCAATAATCGCCGCTAGGATCGGAAAGCGCGCTTCCCATACCAGCGTACCGAGTGTACGCAATCGTGATACGCCAAGGGTGACGGACGTTTCTAATACGCGGCGATCGGTACTTTGCAGCGCGCCATGCATCATCGAAACCAACACCGGAAAACAGATTATCATTTGCCCGAGAATCATCGCGCGTTGGGTAAATAGCATCTGCCAATCCCCCAAAGGACCAGAACGGGATAAAAACATATAAAGCAATAAGCCAATAACCACGGTAGGAACGGCTTGCAAGGTATTAATCACCGAAAGGAGAAACCATTTGCCAGTGAAATGGCGATAAGCAAGGAAGTAGGAGACAAGAATGGCGGGTAATATCACGATACTGATCGCAGATAGGGAAACCGAAAAAGAGACGCCAACTATCTTCCAAAGATCTTGGTCAAAGCTAAAAAGGAGGCTTATCGCCTCCATCGTCGTTTGGGTAATATCCATTAATTACTGTGGGTCCGCATTAGCAACAAACAGTTGTTCATCCATCTTTTTGTAGTTATTGATCATTGCTTGCCCCTTGTTTGACACTAACCATTGACTCAGCGCTTCCGCCCCTTTGGTATTCAAGTCAGTATAGCGCTTTGGATTCACAATGATGACTTGATAAGGGTTAAACAGTTGCTTGTCACCCTCAAACACAATTTTAAGTTCTAGCTTGGCTTGGTAAGCTAACCAAGTGCCGCGGTCCGTCATCGTATAAGCCTGCATCTCAGAAGCCATATTGAGTGTGGGTCCCATACCTTGACCGACAGAACGATAGCCACCGAATGCCGGCTCAATCTTGTTTTGTGCCCAGAGTTGCAGCTCTTTTTTATGAGTACCTGAATCGTCGCCACGAGAAACAAACACAGAATTAGTGGTCGCTATGGTAGCAAATGCACTGCCAATAGTGGTCTGCTCTGCTACCTTTGCAGGGTCCGTTTTGGGACCTACGATCACAAAGTCGTTATACATCACCTTACGAGGCTCAATACCGTAGCCCGCAGCGACAAAAGCCGCTTCTGCTTTTGGTGCGTGTGTCATTACGATATCCACATCACCATTTTCTGCCATTTTTAAAGACTTACCTGTGCCAGCGGCGATAACATCCACGGTGTAACCGGTCTGTTTAGTAAATTCAGGTAGAAGATAATCAAGCAACCCCGAATGATAAGTGCTGGTTGTGGTCGCCAATTTGACTCGGCTTTCAACGGGTACATTGTCACTCGCTATGGTGAATGTGCTAACTGAAACCGCCGTGAATAGAAGTGCGCTGTGTGTGACTATACGTGATAAGCGTGAAAATGAAGTTGTTGTATTCATTACTGTGTTTTTCCTTAACAAAGTTCCTTAACGAAAGTTCCTTAACGAAATTTCGAGATTCGGTGTTACTCACAACCTGTAGGTAAAAACCCTCAGAGATTATGAGGACAATGCCATAATTTTCATAATAATAAACAAAAATTCCGTCAGAATTTGCTAAATTTTCACAAACTTAGATTTTAGTGGGTTAGATTGAGACAAATTGTCGCAATAATATTACTTACAACGACAACTCCGTTGCTACACTTGTTTTAAATGGGAACAATAACAGTCGGTTATGAGCACTTTACAAACCCCAATATCACCCGTCCAGCAAGCTTCACAATATTCGGCATTCTCGGTCCTTATCGTAGATGATGAGCCCGGTATGCGTACCATTCTGACCAAAGCCCTCAATAAATGGTTTGGTAATGTCTCAACCGCCTCGAATATCGAACAGGCTGAACAGTTACGCCAGCAGCAACACGTTGACTTAATTGTTTTAGATATCAATCTGCCAGGTCGGTTAGGCACTGAATGGGAAGAAGCGTTTAATGACCCAAGCAAAAAATCCGATGTTATCTTTATGACGGGCTATGCGGATCTGGAACTGGCGATTAGCGCCTTAAAACTTGGCGCTGCCGACTTTATCTTAAAGCCATTTAATCTCGATCAAATGCTAAAAGCCGTCAGTCGCTGTATGGATCGCCGCTTATCCGAGCGCATGAATATCGCTTTAGCTCGAGAAGTTCAGCAGAAACATAGCAAGCAGATCATCGGGCAATGCGAGGCAACCTTACAGATGTTGCAATTGATTCAACAACTCGCACCGTCAAAAGCCAGTGTGTTAATCGAAGGGGAATCGGGTACAGGTAAAGAGTTAGTCGCCAGAGAGTTACATCAGTTCAGCCAAAGAAAAGGCCCTTTTGTGGCGATCAACTGCGGTGCACTGGCTCCCGAATTGCTGGAAAGTGAACTGTTTGGTCATACTGCCGGCGCATTTACTGGCGCAAATAAGAGTCGAGAAGGTCTGTTTCGTGTCGCCAGTGGTGGAACACTATTCCTTGATGAAATCGGCGAGATGCCACTAACGATGCAAACAACCTTGCTTCGAGTTCTTGAGCAGCGCACCGTTCGACCGGTGGGAAGTGAAAAAGAAATCAACGTCGATGTTCGAGTGCTAGCTGCCACCAACCGCAGCTTAGAGCAAGAAGTCGAGCAGGGCTGTTTCCGCCAAGATCTTTACTATCGTTTAAACGTGGTAAAAATAGATGTTCCTCCTTTGAGAGAACGCCGCGACGACCTTTCTGACTTGGTTCCCTATTTTACCCGTCAACTCGCGGCAGAAGTGGGGGTCGCTGAACCACAATGGGCACATCAAGATATGCTGGCGATGCAAGCTTACTCTTGGCCCGGCAATGTACGTGAATTAAGAAATATGCTGGAACGTTGTATTTTGTTGAAGCGCACCCCGGCAGATCTGCTTGACGATAATGGGGATTTTGACACCGAACAAGCTAAACTGACAGCCAGTCGCCAAAACCAAGATAGTGCGTCATGTTTCGGTTATCCCAGTCACTGGTCGCTTAAAAAAGTAGAGAAATCTCATATTCAGCAAGTGGTTGAGCATCACGATGGCAATAAGTCCGCAGCATCAAGAGATCTCGGCGTTGCCCGTAAAACCCTTGAACGCAAGTACAAAGATTGGTTAAACGGTGAAGATTGCGATGAGTAATCTGA is a window encoding:
- a CDS encoding carboxypeptidase M32; the encoded protein is MEYYTKLVEHYKTISNFGHLSAISGWDAAAMMPSGGNEARSQAMAQLSLHIHQLSTAPQLGEWFDKAQSESLNSELSASLREMHRTWQLTTVVPEQLVKAKSLAGSKCEHAWRTQRGDNDWNGFSANFAEVVNLSRQEAQIRADATGLTPYDAMLNIYEPGTTTEQLDKLFGDLTSWLPDLTQQVIDKQSQEKVLMPNERYSIEQQNKLGLEVMKLLGFDFNHGRLDISSHPFCGGVPSDVRITTRYDEQDFTQSLMGIVHETGHARYEQGLPNGLSGLPAGEARSMGIHESQSLLFEMQLGRSNEFINKLSPLATQLFTENNAATFEVANLQKIYTRVQPGFIRVDADELTYPAHVILRYEMERDLMNGVIEYQDIPELWNIKMQQYLGLSTQGNFKDGCMQDIHWTDGSFGYFPSYTLGAMYAAQFMAAMKQTVNVDEAVRSGDLTPIFHWLSENIWSKGSLLTTDELVKSATGEVLNPLYFQQHLRSRYL
- a CDS encoding LysE family translocator — encoded protein: MLNILNFEAFIIAITILTLTPGLDTALVLRNTSRAGFSDGAVTSFGICLGLFVHATLSALGVSFILTQSAELFYLVKAVGAAYLIWLGIGSLRAATTPQGIRVDVGTKQDLSVLRSLREGFLSNVLNPKTAVFYLAFLPQFVNPEHSPLIQSLVMAGIHFIIAMIWQCGLSAMLNGAKKLLNSSGFMRWMEGITGAVLVILGIKLLFEKGEF
- a CDS encoding DUF2960 family protein; its protein translation is MARTIIYQYKDQEKTLTFSYQQHRNIHEAVAEAEGIDLTEFLKMEQQIEAISDTKAVRNYRDNHFKKLGFGKFTLMQKENHGVGNKPRD
- a CDS encoding bifunctional molybdopterin-guanine dinucleotide biosynthesis adaptor protein MobB/molybdopterin molybdotransferase MoeA; its protein translation is MKKTINNVPILGFAAYSGTGKTTLLEALLPLLTESGLRVGVLKHAHHNFDVDKPGKDSYRLRKAGASQMLIASRYRHALMTETPEAEAEFEHLLARFDHQGLDLILVEGCKNIAFPKIELNRQQVGKPWLYVNDNNIIAIACDSQPETSLPTVDINDLSAIKALVINYLDADSKASAANCCDTLSPALLSVTQGQQKILDAIPLLKQSESVELEQALGRVLATDIASPINVPAYTNSAMDGYAIRGDDIGSSDFKVVGSVMAGYGFEGELQAGQAIQIMTGAPMPSGGDTVVMREQAVTSADRVSFGEAVIKQGQNVRQAGEDLAQGKPVFTAGTAIKSAELGMIASLGIDQVSVIKQLKVAVFSTGDEVQAPGSPLKANSIYDSNRYTIKSMLTQLGCNILDLGILADDESEMEQAIVTASEQADMIITSGGVSVGDADFIKNVLEKRGNVDFWRINMRPGRPLAFGHIDQVPFFGLPGNPVAVMVSFINFVEPAIKKMQGVREFTPLKVTAIASESLRSRQGRTEFSRGIYDFDPQSGQLSVKTTGKQGSGILRSMSEANCLIEIAPHVDMVKVGESVTIIPLQGRI
- the mobA gene encoding molybdenum cofactor guanylyltransferase MobA — protein: MLSPTQTSWVILAGGQASRMGGNDKGLIEFRGQPLIEHVFSRLIKQVDRVSINANRNLERYQQYAPVITDTFADYPGPLGGIHAALSAADTDWVGFVPCDSPFISDDLVKRFCDSVTNEADILVAHDGQFHQPVFTMFHKRALAPLEAFLERGDRKIILLYKECHTEYVDFSQHPACFINLNTPEELQQLAAQDISCTKH
- a CDS encoding energy-coupling factor ABC transporter ATP-binding protein, producing the protein MTIQLHATQVSMRFKDRVLFHIPSLTIGPNEAVYLKGANGVGKTTLLKILAGLIKPTCGEILPKNACLLGRLTGNLGRKDVIYLHQSPYLFDGSVFNNVAYGLKHKIKDAQLKRSEVINALRMVGLETLADEHISVLSGGEKQRVAMARAWVLKPSILLMDEPSASLDKESTAKLVTMAQDLLAHGSSIVVTSHHSNELTKLCHKQWWIKECTLVESPLLQVIDKTNHNRESTYVVSNSD
- a CDS encoding ABC transporter permease; the protein is MDITQTTMEAISLLFSFDQDLWKIVGVSFSVSLSAISIVILPAILVSYFLAYRHFTGKWFLLSVINTLQAVPTVVIGLLLYMFLSRSGPLGDWQMLFTQRAMILGQMIICFPVLVSMMHGALQSTDRRVLETSVTLGVSRLRTLGTLVWEARFPILAAIIAGYSRIVTEVGCSMMVGGNIMGLTRNIPTAIAMESHKGAFAQGVALGIVLLILALILNFMLSSMRGRGVLRS
- a CDS encoding substrate-binding domain-containing protein, which codes for MNTTTSFSRLSRIVTHSALLFTAVSVSTFTIASDNVPVESRVKLATTTSTYHSGLLDYLLPEFTKQTGYTVDVIAAGTGKSLKMAENGDVDIVMTHAPKAEAAFVAAGYGIEPRKVMYNDFVIVGPKTDPAKVAEQTTIGSAFATIATTNSVFVSRGDDSGTHKKELQLWAQNKIEPAFGGYRSVGQGMGPTLNMASEMQAYTMTDRGTWLAYQAKLELKIVFEGDKQLFNPYQVIIVNPKRYTDLNTKGAEALSQWLVSNKGQAMINNYKKMDEQLFVANADPQ
- a CDS encoding sigma-54-dependent transcriptional regulator is translated as MSTLQTPISPVQQASQYSAFSVLIVDDEPGMRTILTKALNKWFGNVSTASNIEQAEQLRQQQHVDLIVLDINLPGRLGTEWEEAFNDPSKKSDVIFMTGYADLELAISALKLGAADFILKPFNLDQMLKAVSRCMDRRLSERMNIALAREVQQKHSKQIIGQCEATLQMLQLIQQLAPSKASVLIEGESGTGKELVARELHQFSQRKGPFVAINCGALAPELLESELFGHTAGAFTGANKSREGLFRVASGGTLFLDEIGEMPLTMQTTLLRVLEQRTVRPVGSEKEINVDVRVLAATNRSLEQEVEQGCFRQDLYYRLNVVKIDVPPLRERRDDLSDLVPYFTRQLAAEVGVAEPQWAHQDMLAMQAYSWPGNVRELRNMLERCILLKRTPADLLDDNGDFDTEQAKLTASRQNQDSASCFGYPSHWSLKKVEKSHIQQVVEHHDGNKSAASRDLGVARKTLERKYKDWLNGEDCDE